A portion of the Calothrix sp. 336/3 genome contains these proteins:
- a CDS encoding GNAT family N-acetyltransferase encodes MARNFAELEPHADSWNRLAFGSLQQLPMSSHAWVSSYFEHYLAQNESWVCLLAFQDSELVGVMPSVAKTWNLLGLKVSVLGLRQSSQSCSVDILAKPGLENIVIPALVEKMVELYPRQIGIVFDRLPENSPTIAVFEELANFTLIKEFDSVGAYIPIGNDFAKYRSNLSGNFRSNLNKANKKLHALENANINFINGKEATAEYLTQLVEVEAKSWKEDVGTAIINCPQALAFYRSLCQRLSSAGFLEWQILTAEGKAIAVNLAVRLERLVLIWKLGYDASYSKCSPGSLLLEEAVKLACESPDIDEINFMTDHSWYDNWKMEKRQYYYLRLYSHKSPFSMLGYMIWNLRRKLRKIF; translated from the coding sequence GTGGCTCGAAATTTCGCAGAACTCGAACCCCACGCAGATAGTTGGAATCGGTTGGCTTTTGGAAGTCTCCAACAATTGCCGATGTCTTCCCATGCATGGGTATCGTCCTATTTCGAGCATTATTTGGCACAAAATGAGTCCTGGGTATGTTTGTTGGCTTTTCAAGATTCGGAATTGGTGGGTGTGATGCCATCAGTCGCCAAAACCTGGAATTTGTTGGGGTTGAAGGTATCCGTTTTGGGTTTGCGACAATCGTCACAAAGTTGTTCGGTTGACATACTGGCAAAACCGGGTTTAGAAAATATCGTCATTCCAGCTTTGGTAGAAAAAATGGTGGAATTGTATCCGCGTCAAATTGGGATAGTGTTCGATCGATTGCCGGAAAATTCTCCCACGATCGCAGTTTTTGAGGAGTTAGCAAATTTTACTTTGATAAAAGAATTTGACAGTGTGGGTGCTTATATCCCTATTGGTAATGATTTTGCGAAATATCGATCGAATTTGAGTGGAAATTTTAGAAGCAATCTCAATAAAGCTAATAAGAAATTACATGCTTTGGAAAATGCGAACATCAATTTTATTAATGGTAAAGAAGCAACCGCAGAATATCTTACCCAACTGGTAGAAGTGGAAGCCAAAAGTTGGAAAGAAGATGTCGGAACTGCGATAATCAATTGCCCACAAGCGCTCGCATTTTATCGAAGTCTGTGCCAGCGACTTTCGAGTGCGGGATTTTTGGAATGGCAAATATTGACAGCAGAAGGAAAGGCGATCGCGGTGAATTTGGCGGTTCGTCTCGAGCGATTAGTTTTAATTTGGAAGTTGGGTTACGATGCGAGCTACTCGAAATGTTCTCCGGGAAGTCTTTTGCTCGAAGAAGCGGTGAAATTGGCTTGTGAATCTCCCGATATCGATGAAATTAATTTTATGACCGACCATTCCTGGTATGACAATTGGAAAATGGAAAAGCGCCAATATTATTATTTGAGGTTATACAGCCATAAATCTCCATTTTCAATGTTGGGATATATGATTTGGAATCTACGTCGAAAGTTGCGAAAAATATTTTAA
- a CDS encoding 5-(carboxyamino)imidazole ribonucleotide synthase — MKRIGVIGGGQLAGMMGSAATKLGLELVIQTPNPGDPAVAIAQDTVFAAVDDASATDKLASLCDIITFENEFVDLPGLSALETSGVCFRPPLAALAPLLDKYHQRCYLQKLGLPVPSFQPLEAITTTENLTFPIVIKARRHGYDGQGTYIISHQAQWQDFANTSRRKNQDQKSLFLVEEYVPFVRELAIIAARSVNGEIITYPVVETQQQEQVCRRVIAPADVTPEIAREITEIAGILLDKLEFVGVLGIELFLTAEGKVLVNEIAPRTHNSGHFSLDGCHTSQFEQQLRAVSGLSLGNPGLTFPGAVMVNLLGYETSESDYSHQRQQIAQIPQAYVHWYEKKTSRPGRKLGHVTVLLDEPNRETALAIARKIESIWYPHSS; from the coding sequence ATGAAGCGTATTGGTGTTATCGGTGGCGGACAATTAGCTGGAATGATGGGTAGTGCCGCCACAAAATTGGGGTTAGAATTAGTCATCCAAACCCCTAATCCTGGGGATCCAGCTGTTGCCATTGCCCAGGATACTGTGTTTGCCGCAGTAGATGATGCATCTGCCACAGATAAATTAGCTAGTCTGTGCGATATCATTACTTTCGAGAACGAATTTGTCGATTTACCAGGGTTATCCGCCCTAGAAACATCCGGTGTGTGTTTCCGTCCCCCCCTAGCAGCTTTAGCACCACTGTTAGATAAATACCACCAACGCTGTTATTTACAAAAATTAGGGTTGCCAGTACCGTCTTTTCAACCGTTAGAAGCAATCACCACAACAGAAAATCTCACTTTTCCCATTGTTATAAAAGCCCGTCGCCATGGTTACGATGGACAAGGCACCTATATTATTTCTCATCAGGCACAATGGCAGGATTTTGCAAACACAAGTAGGCGGAAAAATCAAGACCAAAAATCATTATTTTTAGTCGAAGAATATGTGCCCTTTGTGAGGGAATTAGCTATCATAGCAGCCCGTTCTGTCAATGGGGAAATCATCACCTATCCCGTAGTCGAAACTCAACAGCAAGAGCAAGTTTGTCGGCGTGTCATTGCTCCAGCAGACGTGACTCCAGAAATTGCTAGAGAAATTACAGAAATTGCCGGGATTCTATTAGATAAACTAGAATTCGTCGGGGTTTTGGGAATTGAGTTATTCCTCACCGCAGAAGGGAAAGTATTAGTCAATGAAATCGCTCCCCGCACCCACAATTCTGGACATTTTTCCCTGGATGGATGCCACACTTCCCAATTCGAGCAACAACTGCGAGCAGTTTCTGGTCTATCTTTGGGCAATCCGGGCTTGACTTTTCCCGGGGCTGTCATGGTAAACTTGCTGGGCTATGAAACCTCTGAGAGTGACTATAGCCATCAGCGTCAGCAAATTGCCCAAATTCCCCAAGCCTACGTCCATTGGTACGAGAAAAAAACATCCCGCCCAGGACGCAAGCTAGGTCATGTCACGGTTTTATTAGATGAGCCAAACCGGGAAACCGCATTGGCGATCGCCCGCAAAATTGAGTCTATCTGGTACCCCCATTCCAGTTAA
- a CDS encoding pentapeptide repeat-containing protein: MVLWRQTLVLVLAVFFLSWNPPALADWTHPLSFSNAELSRRDFSGESLQASEFSNANMELVNFAGTDLRGAVMSASVMTQAKLHGADLSNALVDQVNLTGADLSDAILRETLLLRAIFTGVNIEGADFTDAILDGAQIKELCAIAKGINSKTGADTRESLGCK, translated from the coding sequence ATGGTATTGTGGCGACAGACATTAGTCTTAGTTTTGGCAGTCTTTTTCCTGAGTTGGAATCCACCAGCATTAGCTGACTGGACTCACCCCCTCTCCTTCAGTAATGCGGAGCTGAGTCGTCGGGATTTTTCGGGAGAAAGTTTACAAGCATCAGAATTTTCTAACGCTAATATGGAACTCGTAAACTTTGCAGGTACTGACTTGCGAGGTGCGGTAATGAGTGCATCGGTGATGACACAGGCAAAATTACATGGTGCGGACTTGAGCAATGCCCTAGTAGATCAGGTAAACTTAACAGGTGCGGATTTAAGTGATGCCATTTTGCGAGAAACTCTGTTACTGCGAGCCATATTTACAGGCGTAAATATCGAGGGTGCAGACTTTACAGATGCAATTTTGGATGGAGCGCAAATCAAAGAATTATGCGCGATCGCCAAGGGGATAAACTCAAAAACTGGTGCGGATACTCGTGAGTCTTTAGGTTGCAAATGA